The Neurospora crassa OR74A linkage group V, whole genome shotgun sequence sequence TTCCTTCCGAGGTTCCCTTGTTGTCGACCACTTTCAGTTGCGACAACAAAAACACTGCAGTCAATCGATACCACCCGGCGCCCCCGGTCTTCCATCGatccgtacctacctacctacccaggtTATTCCTATCTTAATCCATTAATCTATTGGCTTCTCCCCTCTTAACCTAAGTATTGTCACCATTGGAAAAACGacaaccaccgccaaccaCTCCACCGGCACATCCACGTCCGTGCAATTGAATCGAGCACAAGCGGCTTCATCTCAGAAATTATCCAAACAGTAGCAACCATGTCTTATAATCAAAATCCCTACGGTCAGCCTAGCCCTTACAACGACGGTCCTTCGGCCGAGGGCGGTTATGGCGGCAGCTATGGCGGCAACTATGGTGGAGGTTACGACAACAACGGCTACGGTCAAGTGAGCAAGCTCCCTCCATATGGTCCTTTGACGAACCTCTTCATCGCATCTCTCGACTCATTCAATCCGATGATATCGAGTCGCAATGCAATTAACTAACCTACTCCCTTGCAGCAGCCCGAATCACACGAGATGCAGACATATGGCCAGCAACAACGTCAACCCCACGGCCCTGATACCACGGCCACCGGCGCTCCTCTATCCCAGCAAGAATTCTTGAACAGTGTCCGCGATGTCGAAGGCCACATCCAACAGTTCCGCGCAAACCTCGACCAGATTCGCACTCTTCACCAACAGTCCCTCTCCGACACCAGCGGCCGCCCGCCCCCCGGCCTCGAGCAGCTGCAGGCCGTGACCGAGCAGCTCAAGTCACAGATCAAGACCGAAGTCGACAACCTTGTCTCTGATGCCACCCGGACCGGCGACGGTACCTTCAACACCAAGAAGCGCCAGGCCGAGCGCCTCAGGGATCTGTACAAGGATGCTATTCAGGCCTACCTTGTGGAGGAGCGCCGCCACAAGGGCCAGATTGGCGAGCAGGCCGTTCGTCAGCTCTTGATTGTCAACCCCGATGCGACGCCCCAGGAACAGGATGCTGTGCGCAACGGCGACATGCAGCAGGATCAGATCTTCCAGAGTGCTGTATGTTGTTCTCCACTTGAATTTCTTACTTTCACGCTTGCTAATTCCTGCCCAATAGCTTCTACAATCTAACCGCGTCGGCGCCGCCAAGGCCGTCCTCGGCAACGTACAAGCCCGCCACCAGGAACTCCTCCGCGTCGAGCAATCGATGCAAGAGCTCGCCCAACTTTTCGAGTACCTTAACACGCTCATCGTGCAGCAGGGCGAGGTCATCGCCGACGTGGTCCAAAAGACGGAACAGGTCAACGACAACATGGACAAGGGTATCCAGGAGGTTGACAAGGGCGTCAAGCACGCCCGCAACCGCCGCAAGCTCAAATGGTACTGCTTGCTGGTGTGCGTGCTCATCATTATTGCCATTGCGCTCGGTGTCGGCCTGGGCGTCTACTTCTCGAACAAGAAGAATTAGAGATTCGGTGGTGGTTCGGGAGGTTCAGACGCAGATGAGGCTGGTGGCTTAAAAGGGgccacgccgccgccgtcgcagcagcagcaggaggcgCAACAGCAGTCACAGTCGCAGGCGCAGGTGATCCCTCCGGTGCCGGTTATTCCTCCATTGGTTCCGGTACCTGTGCCGCTCCCAACGGTTGTTCCAGCGCCAGTGCCTTCAGGCGGAGGTAATCACGCTTATGTTCCTCCGTCTCAAGGACTAAGTTGGAATGCTACGGTGGCTGGAGAACAGAGATCTTACAGTGCGGGCTGGTAATGGCTCCTACCAAACTCGACACGTACACAACAAATACCCatgagagaagagaaaggagaaggaaagaggggAGTGGAAACGGATATATATGATATTCATACGGGTTGATATGTCAGCAAAGCATGTTTTACGCGAACGAACTGTTTCAGGACAACACACCCCGGGACGTAATAATCACGAACGACGCATGGATGGACGGATGGGACGGTGGATGACGGATGGACGGATCgagggtttcttttttttcatgtTTCTTCTTGAGGTGTGCTACGGCTCAGCTTCTTCATGTTATACTCCCCCCCGTTTGGTTTTGTGGTGCAAAACTTGTTTACATTAGTAATTACTCTTTTTTTAACTCCGGATGGGTCGTTTTCATTTCGGTTTGCAGTTTCGACGTTGTGTATGACTGGAGCGAAAGAAAAACAATAGAACCCGATATAAACGCAACGACCCACACTCGCTCCTGTTGAAACCGAAACAGAGAGTTCCACGGCTCAGCTCTACGTAGTGAGTGAGCTTATATGATCTCAAGTAAAGCTTAAATGGACTACTGACTGTTGGTTGTATACTAACCTGACTCTTGTACCACTGACTCTTCACTCACAGTTCATCTGTTTACTTAGTCACTTCTTCACTTCAATCACACTCTCCCCATCTCCTTAAAACCTTCTCACAACCACTCTTTCCAGAtttcacttttttttctccaaTTTTCCTAAAGCTCTCTCGAAGTTGTTCACCCGGTCACTTCACCTACCACTTCACCCATCACTTTCACTTTCAGTGTCACCCAGCCCCAAAACATCCTAAaccccgaaaaaaaaaaaaaaaaaaaaaaaaaaaaaaaaaaaaaaaaaaagtccttATACAAATCTCCGAAGAACAGTGAGAAGGAGCTGGTTGTCTAcctaacaacaacaacaacaacaacctacTAACCATACATATACATATATTATCTAACatgtacctatgtacctaaCTATCTAGGTAATCCTCTCTCTTTATTGAGAACTCTTTTGCTCCTTCATGAACTGAGTGCTCCACAGGCTGgcttgctgcttgctgctCTTGAACAAGTTGCGAG is a genomic window containing:
- the syn-2 gene encoding syntaxin 2 yields the protein MSYNQNPYGQPSPYNDGPSAEGGYGGSYGGNYGGGYDNNGYGQQPESHEMQTYGQQQRQPHGPDTTATGAPLSQQEFLNSVRDVEGHIQQFRANLDQIRTLHQQSLSDTSGRPPPGLEQLQAVTEQLKSQIKTEVDNLVSDATRTGDGTFNTKKRQAERLRDLYKDAIQAYLVEERRHKGQIGEQAVRQLLIVNPDATPQEQDAVRNGDMQQDQIFQSALLQSNRVGAAKAVLGNVQARHQELLRVEQSMQELAQLFEYLNTLIVQQGEVIADVVQKTEQVNDNMDKGIQEVDKGVKHARNRRKLKWYCLLVCVLIIIAIALGVGLGVYFSNKKN